A stretch of Clostridium sp. BJN0001 DNA encodes these proteins:
- a CDS encoding methionine ABC transporter permease: protein MMNVSYYQIVKAVLETLEMVSVSLLIGSLLGIPLGILLVITNAKGIIKNKAVSLILNNVVNIVRSIPFIILLVAIVPFTKLIVGTSIGTEAAIVPLIVFIIPYIARLVENSLFEVSGGILETAEAMGATTFQIIWHFLLPEALSSLILSITTATIGLIGATAMAGTIGGGGIGDIAISYGYQRFNTKVIVLTVVILVIFVQLIQNFGNYLSAKIRRH, encoded by the coding sequence ATGATGAATGTAAGTTATTATCAGATAGTTAAAGCTGTATTAGAAACTCTTGAAATGGTAAGTGTATCTTTACTAATAGGATCTTTATTAGGAATACCGCTTGGAATACTCCTTGTAATAACAAATGCTAAAGGAATAATAAAAAATAAGGCAGTATCACTTATTTTAAATAATGTTGTAAATATTGTACGTTCGATTCCTTTTATTATTCTGCTTGTTGCAATTGTTCCATTTACAAAGCTGATAGTTGGTACATCCATAGGTACAGAAGCGGCTATAGTACCACTTATTGTTTTCATAATTCCTTATATAGCAAGGCTTGTTGAGAATTCGCTTTTTGAAGTAAGTGGTGGAATACTTGAGACGGCAGAAGCGATGGGGGCTACAACATTCCAAATAATCTGGCACTTTCTATTGCCGGAAGCACTTTCATCATTAATACTAAGCATTACAACTGCTACAATAGGACTTATAGGTGCAACTGCTATGGCTGGAACTATAGGAGGTGGAGGGATAGGAGATATTGCAATATCATATGGTTATCAGAGGTTTAATACAAAAGTTATAGTCCTTACTGTAGTTATATTAGTTATTTTTGTACAACTTATTCAGAATTTTGGGAACTATTTATCTGCAAAAATAAGAAGGCATTAA
- a CDS encoding PadR family transcriptional regulator, with the protein MKNKSQLLKGCLEGCVLKVIESKNEIYGYDILKILNENGFSDVTEGTLYPMYTRLQKQKFLSFKIKKSPLGPSRKYYSLTDEGKEYLKEFTENWNYISKKVNKILKK; encoded by the coding sequence ATGAAAAATAAATCGCAGCTTCTTAAAGGATGTTTAGAAGGGTGTGTGCTTAAAGTAATTGAAAGCAAAAACGAGATATACGGATATGATATTTTAAAGATTTTAAATGAAAATGGGTTTAGTGATGTTACAGAGGGGACACTTTATCCAATGTATACAAGACTTCAAAAGCAGAAGTTTCTGTCTTTTAAAATAAAAAAATCCCCTCTTGGACCATCACGCAAATATTATAGCCTGACAGATGAGGGGAAAGAATATTTAAAAGAATTCACAGAAAACTGGAATTATATATCTAAAAAAGTAAATAAAATTTTAAAAAAGTAG
- a CDS encoding MetQ/NlpA family ABC transporter substrate-binding protein encodes MKMKILRKILANAVLAVMAVSLAGCGQASSKSDSSDKKTITVGVSPGPYNELFDSAVKPILEKEGYTIKSIDFSDLLQSEVAITEGKVDFNVAQHTAYAENYNKENNGDLEAIVHIPTVPAGIFSNTHSSLDEVKQGQKVAIPQDPSNAARAYRLLNKAGWIEIDDSANPTTLTKNDIKENKYDLNIIEMDSAQIPRSLDDLDYAIIPGSVVYSSKIDADKSLLHEDVAKDLELVVVVSEKNKDSKWAQDIVSAYKSDEFKKYMAENNKNDYWFIPDELK; translated from the coding sequence ATGAAAATGAAAATACTTAGAAAAATTTTAGCAAATGCAGTATTGGCTGTTATGGCAGTATCATTAGCAGGATGCGGACAGGCTTCTTCTAAATCTGATTCTTCAGATAAAAAAACTATTACAGTAGGAGTATCACCAGGGCCATATAATGAATTATTTGATTCAGCTGTAAAACCTATACTTGAGAAAGAAGGATATACAATTAAATCTATTGATTTTTCTGATCTACTACAATCAGAAGTTGCAATTACAGAAGGAAAAGTAGATTTTAATGTTGCTCAGCACACAGCTTATGCTGAAAATTACAACAAAGAAAATAATGGAGATTTGGAAGCTATAGTTCATATACCAACAGTACCAGCGGGAATATTTTCAAATACACACTCGTCACTAGATGAAGTAAAACAAGGTCAAAAGGTTGCAATTCCACAGGATCCATCAAATGCAGCAAGAGCATATAGACTTCTTAATAAAGCTGGATGGATTGAGATAGATGATAGTGCAAATCCTACAACACTTACTAAAAATGATATAAAAGAAAATAAATATGATTTAAATATAATTGAGATGGATTCGGCTCAGATTCCACGTTCATTGGATGATCTGGATTATGCAATTATTCCTGGAAGTGTAGTTTATTCTTCAAAAATTGATGCGGATAAATCACTTCTTCATGAAGATGTTGCTAAAGATTTAGAGCTTGTAGTTGTCGTAAGTGAAAAAAATAAAGATTCTAAATGGGCTCAAGATATAGTATCTGCCTATAAATCAGATGAATTTAAAAAGTATATGGCTGAAAATAATAAAAATGATTATTGGTTTATTCCAGATGAACTTAAATAG
- the ispF gene encoding 2-C-methyl-D-erythritol 2,4-cyclodiphosphate synthase yields the protein MRVGLGYDVHKLVEGRDLVIGGVNIPYEKGLLGHSDADVLIHAIIDSIFGACGLCDIGSHFPDTDDKYKGISSIKLLKESKDIIFNHGYIINNIDATIVAQAPKMRPYIETMRKNIADALDIDTNKINIKATTEEGLGFTGVGQGMSTQSICSVYRSF from the coding sequence ATGAGAGTCGGATTAGGATATGATGTTCATAAATTAGTAGAAGGAAGAGATTTAGTAATTGGCGGTGTAAATATTCCGTATGAAAAAGGTCTTTTAGGTCATTCTGATGCTGATGTTTTAATTCATGCAATAATAGATTCAATCTTTGGAGCATGTGGACTTTGTGATATCGGAAGCCATTTCCCAGATACAGATGATAAGTACAAAGGGATTTCAAGTATTAAACTTTTAAAGGAAAGTAAAGATATTATTTTTAACCATGGTTATATAATAAATAATATTGATGCAACAATAGTAGCACAAGCACCTAAAATGAGACCTTATATTGAAACTATGCGTAAAAATATCGCAGACGCACTTGACATTGATACTAATAAAATTAATATAAAAGCAACTACAGAGGAAGGTCTAGGTTTCACAGGAGTTGGACAAGGCATGTCAACTCAAAGTATCTGTTCTGTGTATAGATCGTTTTAA
- a CDS encoding ABC transporter permease, translating to MFLKENIMLAIAGIKASKMRSFLTMLGIIIGISSVIGIVSIGNAITSTVSAKLDTMGANNMEVEVAQRNQNQNEGYYLNPEDSDLLTKSQIDNLQNVFSDRIKAVSMEYIQGTGKAKDEKLYANVRIRGVSTGYETVQNVKMIKGRFINERDVKGAKKIAVISDKFANNMFKDKNPLGKEIKVYVDDNIETYQIAGVYKYESNSLLGGGGSVSEKDVTTDLYVPVTLGKDDKNFAYFSLTPVDNVDAQNLVKDIEKYGDKLYKNNKKFNLKVFNNREEAQSITKVLSTISIGISVIAAIALLVGGIGVMNIMLVSVTERTKEIGTRKALGAKSSQIKMQFITESVIICTIGGTIGIILGVMAGIVTSLLLKSPISISIPAVIISFTFSMAIGVFFGYYPAKKAASLDPIEALRYE from the coding sequence ATGTTTCTAAAAGAAAATATAATGCTTGCAATAGCAGGAATAAAAGCGAGTAAGATGCGTTCATTTTTAACAATGCTTGGAATAATAATAGGAATATCGTCTGTAATAGGAATTGTTTCTATAGGAAATGCAATAACATCAACAGTATCTGCAAAACTCGACACAATGGGCGCTAATAATATGGAAGTTGAAGTCGCACAAAGAAATCAGAATCAAAATGAAGGTTATTATTTAAACCCTGAAGATAGTGATTTGCTTACTAAAAGTCAGATAGATAATTTACAAAATGTGTTTTCAGATAGAATAAAAGCTGTATCAATGGAATATATACAGGGAACTGGAAAAGCAAAAGACGAAAAACTATATGCAAATGTAAGAATTAGAGGCGTTAGTACAGGCTACGAAACAGTTCAAAATGTAAAGATGATAAAGGGAAGATTTATAAATGAAAGAGATGTAAAAGGAGCAAAAAAAATAGCTGTAATATCAGATAAATTTGCAAATAATATGTTTAAAGACAAAAATCCTTTAGGAAAAGAGATAAAGGTTTATGTTGATGATAATATAGAAACATATCAGATAGCAGGTGTCTATAAATATGAATCAAATTCACTTTTGGGTGGAGGAGGCTCAGTAAGCGAAAAAGATGTTACAACAGATTTATATGTACCAGTAACTCTTGGGAAAGATGATAAGAATTTTGCTTATTTTTCACTTACACCAGTTGATAATGTTGATGCTCAGAACCTTGTAAAAGATATTGAAAAATATGGAGATAAATTATATAAAAATAATAAGAAATTCAATTTGAAAGTATTTAATAATAGGGAAGAGGCACAGAGTATAACAAAAGTTCTTTCAACTATATCTATTGGAATATCAGTAATTGCTGCAATAGCCTTATTAGTTGGAGGAATAGGAGTTATGAATATCATGCTTGTTTCTGTTACTGAGAGGACAAAGGAGATAGGAACGAGAAAAGCACTTGGTGCAAAGAGCAGCCAGATAAAAATGCAGTTTATAACAGAGTCAGTTATAATATGTACAATTGGAGGAACAATAGGAATAATACTTGGAGTTATGGCAGGAATAGTGACTTCACTTCTTTTAAAATCACCTATATCAATATCTATTCCAGCAGTAATTATAAGTTTTACCTTCTCAATGGCAATAGGAGTTTTCTTTGGATATTACCCTGCAAAAAAGGCAGCATCACTTGATCCTATTGAAGCTCTAAGATATGAATAA
- a CDS encoding ATP-binding cassette domain-containing protein, giving the protein MIKLEKVEKIFKRKDVKVEALKGITFNIDKGDIFGVIGFSGAGKSTLLRTINYLEKPTSGKVIVNGKNLAKLNKKELRDLRKQIGMVFQHFNLLNSKTVFDNIAIALILNKTPKFQIESKVNELLKFVGLEDKSKAYPDELSGGQKQRIGIARALATDPLILLCDEATSALDPETTQSVLELLKKINKKYNITILIITHEMNVIREVCNKVAVMEKGQIIEEGNLIDIFGNPKKQTTKNFVRTVVHDDVPKSILEEFDFHDINKKLLEVKFLGKSAKESIIADASAKAGVNMNILYANFTELSKDILGYITIEAEGEKENIDNAINIIKDKGVKVREVVL; this is encoded by the coding sequence ATGATCAAGCTTGAAAAAGTAGAAAAAATATTTAAAAGAAAAGATGTTAAAGTAGAAGCGCTTAAAGGAATTACTTTTAATATTGATAAAGGTGATATATTTGGAGTAATAGGATTTAGTGGTGCTGGAAAAAGCACTTTATTAAGAACGATTAATTATTTAGAGAAGCCTACAAGCGGAAAAGTAATAGTTAATGGTAAAAATCTTGCTAAATTAAATAAAAAAGAACTTAGAGATTTAAGAAAACAGATTGGAATGGTATTCCAACATTTTAACCTTCTTAATTCTAAAACTGTATTTGATAATATTGCTATTGCTCTTATCTTAAATAAAACACCTAAGTTTCAAATAGAAAGTAAAGTTAATGAACTTCTTAAATTTGTAGGACTTGAAGATAAGTCTAAGGCTTATCCTGATGAATTGTCAGGAGGTCAGAAACAGAGAATAGGAATAGCTAGAGCGCTTGCAACAGATCCTCTTATACTTTTATGCGATGAGGCAACATCGGCTTTAGATCCTGAAACTACACAATCTGTATTAGAACTTTTGAAGAAAATTAATAAAAAATATAATATAACAATTTTAATTATTACTCATGAAATGAACGTAATACGTGAAGTCTGTAATAAAGTTGCAGTAATGGAAAAAGGGCAGATAATTGAAGAAGGAAATTTAATTGATATATTTGGAAATCCTAAGAAACAGACAACAAAGAATTTTGTAAGAACGGTAGTACATGATGATGTTCCAAAATCAATATTAGAGGAATTTGATTTTCATGATATTAATAAAAAGCTTCTTGAAGTAAAATTTTTAGGAAAAAGCGCAAAAGAATCAATAATTGCGGATGCATCAGCTAAAGCTGGCGTAAATATGAATATACTTTATGCAAATTTTACTGAACTTTCGAAAGATATTTTAGGATATATAACTATTGAAGCAGAAGGAGAAAAAGAAAATATTGATAATGCAATAAATATTATAAAAGATAAAGGAGTTAAAGTTAGGGAGGTAGTTTTATGA
- a CDS encoding PLP-dependent aspartate aminotransferase family protein, with the protein MNFETLIVHGISNGDTKTGAISFPIYQTATFKHLGLNKSTGYDYSRDTNPTREEAEKTIAKLENGKYGLAFSSGVAAITCCIHLFNSGDHIILSDDLYGGTVRLFNDTFSQYGITCSFIDTTDTKKIKNSIKPNTKAIFIETPSNPLLKVTDIKAVSDISIQSNLILLVDNTFLTPFYQKPLNLGADIVIHSGTKYLSGHNDSLSGLIVTNKEFLYKKLKNIQMTTGAILSPFDSWLLLRGIKTLSIRLKKSQQNAIKISDFLQTDPNVSKVYYTGLKDFDGYETNAKQSSGFGSTISFKVKDKYMVKKILDNVKIISFAESLGGVETLITYPYTQTHADVPDYIKKRLGIDEFLLRISVGIEDSDDLINDLKNAINL; encoded by the coding sequence ATGAATTTTGAAACTTTAATTGTACACGGAATATCAAATGGTGATACAAAAACTGGTGCAATAAGTTTTCCAATCTATCAAACTGCTACTTTTAAACATTTAGGATTAAATAAAAGTACAGGATACGATTATTCAAGAGACACAAATCCAACAAGAGAAGAAGCTGAAAAAACAATTGCAAAGCTTGAAAATGGTAAATACGGTCTTGCTTTTTCTTCTGGTGTTGCTGCTATTACATGCTGTATACATTTATTTAACTCAGGAGATCATATAATTTTATCAGACGACTTATATGGAGGAACAGTAAGGCTTTTTAACGATACTTTTTCACAATACGGAATTACTTGCTCCTTTATAGATACAACAGATACTAAGAAAATAAAAAATTCAATAAAACCTAATACTAAGGCTATTTTTATCGAAACACCTTCTAATCCTCTTTTAAAAGTTACTGATATAAAGGCTGTTTCTGATATCTCAATTCAGAGTAATTTGATATTATTAGTTGATAATACTTTTTTAACTCCATTTTATCAAAAGCCATTAAATTTAGGTGCTGATATTGTTATCCATAGTGGAACAAAATACCTATCTGGACATAATGATTCCCTTTCAGGACTTATTGTTACAAATAAGGAGTTTTTATATAAGAAATTAAAAAATATTCAAATGACAACAGGAGCTATACTTTCTCCTTTTGATTCATGGCTTCTTTTAAGAGGAATAAAGACTTTATCTATACGTCTTAAAAAGTCACAGCAAAATGCTATTAAAATATCTGATTTTTTACAAACTGATCCTAATGTAAGTAAAGTCTATTACACTGGTCTTAAGGATTTCGATGGATATGAAACTAACGCTAAACAATCATCCGGTTTTGGTTCTACCATTTCTTTTAAAGTAAAAGATAAATATATGGTAAAAAAAATACTTGATAACGTAAAAATAATAAGCTTTGCAGAAAGTCTTGGGGGAGTTGAAACATTAATTACATATCCATATACACAGACACATGCAGATGTACCAGATTATATAAAGAAACGTCTAGGAATTGATGAATTCCTTTTAAGAATATCAGTAGGTATTGAAGATTCAGATGACTTAATTAATGATCTTAAAAATGCAATAAATTTATAG
- a CDS encoding amidohydrolase — protein sequence MDKIEQKIIKLIDDNSDKIIEFARDILSHPELGYKEKRTAEKVAEILKKNSEYVEENLAVTGVKAYLKNKKTEDINVALIGELDAVVSPENKNADKVTGACHACGHNAQLAGIIGASFALADNEIKDALNGNVTFFAVPSEEYGEVEYKLSLKEKNIIKYGGGKCELIRIGAFDDIDISVTHHICPGKYDIITSNNTNNGFVSKVTRYKGKASHAAAAPHLGVNAVNAASIGLGAASYQRETFRDEDNVRVHSIITKGGGIVNVVPDEVIIESLVRANNMDAIEDADRKVNRAFKSGAMAVGGKIEIITSPGYLPIIPLDNEPKIIYDIAKNVLNIDKIKRNDKNFHSSGSTDVGDLTYLMPVLMFETGGAIGGLHSGEFEIVDETTAYITTAKIMALTAYRLLRNKAEEAVRIKNDFKPTFTTQQYRDYMDKFENVIEEDYSSL from the coding sequence ATGGATAAAATTGAACAAAAAATAATAAAATTAATAGATGACAATAGTGATAAAATAATAGAATTTGCAAGAGATATATTATCGCATCCAGAACTTGGCTATAAAGAAAAAAGGACAGCAGAGAAGGTAGCTGAAATTCTTAAGAAAAATAGTGAATATGTAGAAGAAAATCTGGCAGTCACAGGGGTTAAGGCTTATTTAAAGAATAAAAAAACTGAGGATATTAATGTAGCTCTTATAGGAGAACTTGATGCTGTAGTATCTCCTGAAAATAAAAATGCTGATAAAGTAACAGGAGCATGTCATGCGTGTGGGCATAATGCTCAGCTTGCTGGAATAATAGGTGCATCCTTTGCACTTGCAGATAATGAAATAAAAGATGCACTTAATGGAAATGTAACTTTTTTTGCTGTACCTTCGGAGGAATATGGAGAAGTAGAATATAAACTATCCCTTAAGGAGAAGAATATTATAAAATATGGAGGAGGAAAGTGTGAACTTATAAGAATAGGTGCTTTTGATGATATAGATATATCTGTTACACATCATATATGCCCTGGAAAATATGATATAATAACAAGCAATAATACAAATAATGGATTTGTATCAAAGGTGACAAGATATAAAGGAAAAGCATCTCATGCAGCAGCAGCTCCTCATCTTGGAGTAAATGCAGTGAATGCAGCATCTATAGGTTTAGGTGCAGCTTCATATCAGAGAGAAACTTTTAGAGACGAAGATAACGTAAGAGTTCATTCTATAATAACTAAGGGTGGTGGAATTGTTAATGTAGTACCTGATGAAGTTATAATAGAAAGTCTTGTACGTGCAAATAATATGGATGCAATAGAAGATGCAGACAGAAAAGTAAACAGAGCATTTAAATCTGGAGCTATGGCAGTTGGAGGAAAAATTGAGATAATAACTTCCCCAGGATATCTTCCCATAATACCATTAGATAATGAACCTAAAATAATTTATGATATAGCAAAAAATGTTTTAAATATTGATAAAATAAAGAGAAATGATAAGAATTTTCACAGCTCAGGTTCAACAGATGTTGGAGATTTAACTTATTTAATGCCAGTATTAATGTTTGAAACAGGAGGGGCTATTGGTGGACTTCACTCAGGAGAATTTGAGATAGTAGATGAGACTACAGCTTATATTACTACAGCAAAAATAATGGCATTAACAGCATACAGGCTGTTAAGAAATAAAGCAGAAGAAGCAGTAAGGATAAAGAATGATTTTAAGCCTACATTTACTACTCAGCAGTATAGAGATTATATGGATAAATTTGAAAATGTAATAGAAGAAGATTATTCTAGCTTATAG
- a CDS encoding autorepressor SdpR family transcription factor has product MGFPETFKALSDPVRRKILVMLRDGKMSAGDIGKSFDMTGATISYHLSQLKKAGLIIESKYKNFVFYELNTSVFEELMAWFSQFGGKINEK; this is encoded by the coding sequence TTGGGATTTCCTGAAACATTTAAAGCGCTTTCTGATCCTGTAAGACGTAAAATATTAGTCATGCTTCGAGATGGCAAGATGTCTGCGGGGGATATAGGAAAGTCTTTTGATATGACAGGCGCAACAATTTCATATCATTTATCACAGCTTAAAAAAGCTGGCTTAATTATAGAAAGCAAGTACAAAAACTTTGTATTCTATGAGTTAAACACTTCAGTTTTTGAGGAATTAATGGCGTGGTTTTCACAGTTTGGAGGAAAAATAAATGAAAAATAA
- a CDS encoding HNH endonuclease signature motif containing protein codes for MYFCEICNAPADIHHIVHRSEGGFDIKLNYKYLCKYHHRGKYGPHHSKEIDLRYKLDLQNHLFDILKSEYYSFKELSAILDIPKNTLKRITKNLKLHKEGYRKADVIKVIMGGELYSEEMIINLKLDKLIQKL; via the coding sequence TTGTATTTTTGTGAAATATGTAATGCTCCAGCAGATATTCATCACATTGTCCATAGAAGTGAGGGCGGATTTGACATAAAATTGAATTATAAATATTTATGCAAGTATCATCACAGAGGAAAATATGGTCCCCACCACTCTAAAGAAATCGATTTAAGATATAAATTAGATCTTCAAAATCATCTATTTGATATCTTAAAAAGTGAGTATTACAGCTTTAAAGAACTCTCTGCAATTCTTGACATTCCAAAAAATACTTTAAAGCGTATAACTAAAAATTTAAAACTTCATAAGGAAGGTTACAGAAAAGCTGATGTTATAAAAGTAATCATGGGTGGAGAATTATATTCCGAAGAAATGATTATAAATCTAAAGCTAGACAAGCTTATTCAAAAATTATAA
- a CDS encoding aminotransferase class I/II-fold pyridoxal phosphate-dependent enzyme, producing the protein MNFATNLIHYNGDIDPLTGAVNTPIYQTSTFHQSDINNFGKYDYSRSGNPTREALENLIAQLEGGKRGFAFSSGIAGICSVFSIFSAGDHIIVCSDVYGGTYRAISKLFSRFNIEFTFVSATNTNEIVSAFKKNTKAIYLETPSNPLLKVTDLRSAISIAKEHNAITIVDNTFMSPYFQKPLKLGADIVIHSATKFLGGHSDVVSGLVTTNNSDLADRIYQIQNTFGAILGPQDCYLLIRGIKTLKVRMDALQSNAYKLALWLEKQEKIEKVYYLGLNSCKYKRLHFSQSSGAGAVLSFKFKDFKTTEHFLNNIKGVAVAVSLGSVETIVSYPAKMSHASIPREEREKLGISDTLIRVSVGLEDIHDLIKNFSAAIYEI; encoded by the coding sequence ATGAACTTTGCAACAAATTTAATTCACTATAATGGCGATATTGATCCATTAACAGGAGCTGTAAACACTCCTATATATCAGACATCTACTTTTCATCAATCTGATATAAATAATTTTGGCAAATATGATTATTCACGTTCAGGGAATCCTACAAGAGAAGCTCTTGAAAATTTAATAGCACAGCTTGAAGGAGGAAAAAGAGGCTTTGCCTTTTCTTCTGGAATTGCGGGTATATGCTCTGTATTCTCAATTTTTTCAGCAGGAGATCATATTATAGTATGTAGTGACGTTTATGGCGGTACATATAGAGCTATTAGTAAATTATTTTCAAGATTTAATATAGAATTTACTTTTGTCAGTGCAACTAATACAAATGAAATTGTTTCTGCTTTCAAAAAAAATACTAAAGCTATTTACCTTGAAACTCCATCTAATCCTCTTTTAAAAGTTACTGACCTTAGAAGTGCAATAAGCATTGCAAAAGAACATAATGCAATTACAATAGTTGATAATACTTTCATGTCTCCATATTTTCAAAAGCCTTTAAAATTAGGAGCAGATATCGTTATTCATAGTGCTACAAAATTTTTAGGAGGACATAGTGATGTTGTAAGCGGTCTTGTTACAACAAATAACAGTGATCTTGCAGACAGAATATATCAGATTCAAAATACTTTTGGTGCAATTTTAGGCCCACAGGACTGTTATCTTCTCATAAGAGGAATAAAGACATTAAAGGTAAGAATGGATGCGCTTCAATCTAATGCTTATAAATTAGCTTTATGGCTTGAAAAGCAAGAAAAAATTGAAAAAGTATATTACCTTGGTCTTAATTCATGTAAATATAAAAGACTTCATTTTTCACAATCATCTGGAGCCGGAGCTGTGTTATCATTTAAATTCAAAGATTTTAAAACTACTGAACATTTTTTAAATAATATTAAAGGAGTTGCTGTTGCAGTAAGTCTTGGAAGTGTGGAAACAATCGTTTCATATCCTGCTAAGATGAGCCATGCTTCAATTCCAAGAGAAGAAAGAGAAAAACTTGGTATTTCAGATACTTTAATAAGAGTTTCTGTAGGTCTTGAAGACATACATGATTTGATTAAAAATTTTTCTGCAGCAATATATGAAATATAA
- a CDS encoding ABC transporter ATP-binding protein yields MSNVIEMKNISKSYHVGSETQLDILKDINMTVKKGEFVSIIGPSGSGKSTLMNIIGALDRQTEGTYILDDSDMSEVSDDGLSDIRNSKIGFVFQTFNLIPRSTALKNVELPMLYAGVPSKVRSNRAKELLKLVGMEERMFHQPNELSGGQKQRVAIARALSNDPEIILADEPTGALDSATGRLVMDIFHKVHELEGKTIVLITHNRDLADETERLITIRDGRIVSEEKNENYKKRYEDGDKKCF; encoded by the coding sequence ATGAGTAATGTAATTGAAATGAAAAATATTTCTAAGAGCTACCATGTTGGATCTGAAACTCAGCTTGATATATTAAAAGATATAAATATGACTGTAAAAAAAGGTGAATTTGTATCTATAATAGGTCCTTCAGGTTCTGGTAAAAGTACACTTATGAATATTATAGGTGCACTTGATAGACAAACTGAGGGAACGTATATTTTAGATGATTCTGATATGAGTGAAGTTTCAGATGATGGCTTATCAGATATAAGAAACAGCAAGATAGGATTTGTATTTCAGACATTTAATCTTATTCCAAGAAGCACTGCACTTAAAAATGTTGAGCTTCCAATGCTTTATGCAGGTGTTCCATCAAAAGTGCGATCTAATAGGGCAAAAGAACTTTTAAAGCTTGTAGGAATGGAAGAAAGAATGTTTCATCAGCCAAATGAATTATCAGGTGGACAGAAACAGAGGGTTGCTATAGCAAGAGCACTTTCTAATGATCCTGAAATAATACTTGCAGATGAACCTACAGGAGCACTTGATTCTGCTACAGGAAGACTTGTTATGGATATATTTCATAAAGTGCATGAACTTGAAGGAAAGACGATAGTTTTAATAACGCATAATAGAGATCTTGCAGATGAAACAGAAAGACTTATCACAATAAGAGATGGAAGGATCGTATCTGAAGAGAAAAATGAAAATTATAAAAAAAGATATGAAGATGGTGATAAAAAATGTTTCTAA
- a CDS encoding SdpI family protein, whose amino-acid sequence MKNKSMILSTIICLSPIILSVIFYNRLPDMVAVHFNNEGIADGYMPKAIAAFGMPVFLAVLNIYSWFMADKDPKGKNAGKALKGFLRWIIPIISVVFVPITLIMSIGKNIPIVFVSQSLVGVIITIIGNYLPKCKRNYTIGIKLPWTLNSEDNWNKTHRFSGFIWVIGGIIILFNSLLSISSFVMIGTLAILVIVPFIYSYMIYRNEEK is encoded by the coding sequence ATGAAAAATAAATCAATGATATTATCAACTATAATATGTCTTTCACCAATTATTTTGTCAGTTATATTTTATAACAGGCTTCCAGATATGGTCGCTGTTCATTTTAATAATGAAGGTATAGCAGACGGCTATATGCCAAAAGCTATTGCAGCATTTGGAATGCCTGTATTTTTGGCTGTTTTAAACATATATTCTTGGTTTATGGCTGATAAAGATCCTAAAGGCAAGAATGCAGGGAAAGCTTTGAAAGGTTTTTTAAGATGGATAATTCCTATAATTTCAGTTGTTTTTGTACCAATTACTCTTATTATGTCAATTGGAAAAAACATACCAATCGTTTTTGTTTCACAATCACTTGTAGGTGTGATAATCACAATTATTGGTAATTATCTTCCAAAGTGTAAGAGGAATTACACAATCGGTATTAAACTTCCATGGACACTTAATAGCGAAGATAATTGGAATAAAACACACCGTTTTTCTGGATTCATCTGGGTAATTGGTGGAATCATAATTCTTTTTAATTCATTATTAAGCATTTCAAGTTTTGTTATGATTGGAACTCTTGCAATTCTTGTTATTGTTCCTTTTATTTATTCTTATATGATTTATAGAAATGAAGAGAAATAA